From one Lycium ferocissimum isolate CSIRO_LF1 chromosome 7, AGI_CSIRO_Lferr_CH_V1, whole genome shotgun sequence genomic stretch:
- the LOC132065352 gene encoding putative late blight resistance protein homolog R1B-16: MAYAEVTSLMQTLQRLMQLHPCPIQPKRKKKIESLLQKVSFLQVFFDDSGKDQCNDHEDIKYLEGIIRDVSCKAEDLVEEIMFDYSSSSGLKKIATKFLDTNLYRKIKFIEVAITRVYDDISSIKVRPTTSSSCYGGSHDLTPPLSSQKDVVVGLDDDFLRIADKLTGYPSKLDVVAIFGMGGIGKTTLAKRVYHDKLIEYHFYIRAWITISQRYSVRNLLLGLLNCTSRVPFRMDELGNEELAEQLYKSLKGRRYLIVMDDIWDTKTWNDVRRYFPNDNNGSRIMVTSRIMEVADFINPYNRPHQMRFLTADESWKLLQEKVLGLESCSDYEMERIGMQIAQKCKGLPLAIVMAAGILSKVSATPSRWSAVAGSIHSSFVTQESRECLDILALSYNHLPHHLKACFLYMGAFPEDLEIPVWRLIRLWAAEGFIKLESPKTLEWVAQEYLQDLIDRSLILVGKRSYDRVKTCSIHDVLRKFCLEEAQREKLLHVVRRFEPHFCQGAHRRLHFHLDISAYSSYTYSNPYLRSFLSSKACSVLEGSYFGCMGFKLLRVLDVVSYYFYRFPIQVIKLVHLRYLALSINSELPRLISKLKNLQTLIIYWGTKETRTLPLEIWKMPILRHIHVKGDVLLIEPIANHSKKNFQVLGNLQTLCTITISTINFLHGLVATIPNLMTLATNLVTNGNYADWLGDCLNNLVHLYSLETLKLLFNLPMKNPRPCNSIQRWDAFPPNLKKLTLSCSLLPWEDAKVLGKLPNLEVLKLKHLSFQGPEWETNEEGFHQLKYLLVESADLVLWKQASTGGYPFPALRHLVLRFCDKLKEIPYEIGDIPSLEVMELHSCSPYAVRLATTIQEEQINLGNSCLEIFIHPAR; the protein is encoded by the coding sequence ATGGCTTATGCTGAAGTCACATCTTTGATGCAGACACTACAGAGACTCATGCAACTTCATCCATGTCCAATtcagccaaaaagaaaaaagaaaattgaatctCTCCTACAAAAGGTCAGTTTCTTACAAGTCTTTTTTGATGACTCTGGAAAAGATCAATGCAACGATCATGAGGACATTAAGTACTTAGAAGGAATTATTAGAGATGTGTCATGTAAAGCAGAAGATTTAGTTGAGGAAATTATGTTTGATTATTCATCTAGTTCAGGTTTAAAGAAGATTGCAACTAAGTTTCTTGACACTAATCTATATAGAAAGATTAAATTTATTGAGGTTGCAATTACAAGAGTTTATGATGACATTTCTTCTATCAAAGTTAGACCAACAACAAGTTCCTCTTGTTATGGGGGTTCGCACGATCTTACACCACCTTTGAGTTCACAAAAGGATGTTGTAGTTGGTCTAGATGATGATTTTCTAAGAATTGCAGATAAACTAACGGGGTACCCTAGTAAGCTAGACGTTGTGGCAATTTTTGGTATGGGGGGTATTGGTAAAACTACTCTTGCTAAAAGAGTTTATCATGACAAGTTAATAGAGTATCACTTTTATATTCGAGCGTGGATAACTATATCGCAACGATATAGTGTGAGGAATTTGTTATTGGGCCTTCTGAATTGTACCTCCCGAGTTCCCTTTAGAATGGATGAACTGGGAAATGAAGAATTGGCTGAACAACTGTACAAAAGTTTAAAAGGAAGGAGATATCTCATCGTCATGGATGATATATGGGATACTAAGACATGGAATGATGTGAGAAGATATTTTCCAAATGACAACAACGGAAGCAGAATAATGGTGACTAGTCGAATCATGGAGGTTGCTGACTTTATCAACCCATATAACCGTCCTCATCAAATGCGTTTCTTGACAGCAGATGAAAGTTGGAAGCTGTTGCAAGAGAAGGTTTTAGGATTAGAATCCTGCTCTGATTACGAAATGGAAAGGATTGGAATGcaaattgcacaaaaatgcaaAGGACTACCACTAGCAATTGTTATGGCAGCAGGAATTCTTTCGAAAGTAAGCGCGACACCAAGTAGATGGAGTGCTGTTGCAGGAAGTATTCATTCTTCATTTGTAACACAGGAGTCGCGGGAATGCTTGGATATACTAGCATTGAGTTACAATCATTTGCCACATCATTTGAAGGCATGCTTTCTTTACATGGGCGCTTTCCCTGAAGATCTCGAGATCCCTGTGTGGAGGCTCATCAGGTTATGGGCTGCTGAAGGGTTTATAAAGTTGGAATCACCAAAGACTTTGGAATGGGTAGCACAAGAATATTTGCAGGATCTCATCGACAGAAGCCTAATTTTAGTGGGCAAGAGATCCTATGATAGAGTCAAAACATGTAGCATTCATGATGTCTTGCGAAAGTTTTGCCTGGAAGAAGCTCAACGAGAAAAACTTTTGCATGTTGTTAGAAGGTTCGAACCACATTTTTGCCAAGGCGCTCACCGGCGCCTACATTTCCATTTGGACATTTCTGCCTACTCCTCCTATACATATTCTAATCCATACCTTCGATCTTTCTTGTCATCAAAAGCATGCTCGGTTTTAGAGGGTTCCTATTTCGGTTGTATGGGCTTCAAATTGCTTCGGGTGTTGGATGTAGTTAGCTATTACTTTTACCGTTTCCCCATTCAGGTCATAAAACTAGTTCATTTGAGGTACCTCGCGCTCTCCATCAATTCTGAGCTTCCTAGGTTGATATCCAAGCTCAAGAATCTGCAAACCTTAATCATTTATTGGGGAACCAAGGAGACGCGCACTCTTCCCTTGGAAATTTGGAAGATGCCAATACTAAGGCACATCCATGTGAAAGGAGATGTTTTGTTAATTGAACCCATTGCTAATCACTCTAAAAAGAACTTTCAAGTCTTGGGGAATCTGCAAACACTTTGCACTATTACTATTAGCACAATCAACTTTTTGCATGGACTTGTTGCTACAATACCTAATCTAATGACATTGGCCACTAATCTGGTAACCAACGGAAACTATGCAGATTGGCTTGGTGATTGTCTCAACAACCTAGTGCATCTGTACTCACTTGAAACTCTGAAGTTGCTGTTCAACTTGCCAATGAAAAATCCTCGTCCCTGTAATTCTATCCAACGCTGGGATGCATTCCCGCCGAATCTCAAGAAGTTGACTTTGAGCTGCAGCCTTTTACCATGGGAAGACGCTAAAGTTCTAGGGAAGTTACCAAATCTTGAAGTTCTCAAACTGAAACATTTGTCCTTCCAAGGACCGGAATGGGAAACCAATGAAGAGGGGTTTCATCAACTCAAATATCTGTTGGTTGAGAGCGCAGACTTGGTGCTTTGGAAGCAGGCCAGTACAGGTGGTTATCCATTTCCAGCTCTCCGACATTTAGTTTTGAGGTTTTGCGACAAGCTAAAAGAAATCCCTTATGAAATTGGAGATATCCCATCGTTGGAAGTTATGGAGTTGCATTCCTGTAGCCCTTATGCTGTGAGACTCGCTACAACGATTCAAGAAGAGCAAATTAACTTGGGAAACAGTTGCCTTGAAATTTTCATTCATCCAGCTAGGTAG
- the LOC132065354 gene encoding alpha-L-fucosidase 1: MIIIQQAYYFELSFQQSAKATEMAIFLKINSIHKMINDKKPITLINLKIIIIIFFLFQLSRISQSLHPKPPPIPLLPIPKAHQISWQIAEMALFLHFGTNTFTNTEWGTGRVDPKIFNPTSLNATQWVNVAKDFGFKRVILTAKHHDGFCLWPSIYTDYSVKSSSWRNGVGDVVDELAKAAKIAGLELGLYLSPWDRHEHCYGQTLEYNEYYMGQMTELLTRYGEIKYIFLDGAKGDGEKDMDYFFDDWFSLIHQLQPGASIFSDAGPDTRWVGDEAGVAGTTCWSLFNCSAVKIGGYNDPIYEKEGDAFGHEWVPAECDVSIRPGWFWHASEKPKSAMTLLDLYYKSVGRNCLLLLNVPPNSSGLISDEDIQVLKEFSELRDSIFSHNIAKSALLSASSIRGNSNDSQFGPKNVIEEGLYTYWAPDQGQQSDWALYLEFQQVITFNVLELQEPIQMGQRIIEFHLDSLDENGKWQHVISGTTVGYRRLLLFPTVKSNSFRLVIDKSRACPLISHVGIYMDSYSIPRRVTDTHTTLKFIDNQVFRRSAYKRSQSASI; the protein is encoded by the exons atgaTCATCATTCAGCAGGCTTACTATTTTGAACTATCATTCCAGCAAAGTGCAAAAGCCACAGAAATGGCCATTTTCCTCAAAATCAACAGTATTCACAAAATGATCAACGACAAAAAACCCATTACACTAATTAAcctcaaaatcatcataataatcttctttttatttcaactttcaAGAATTTCACAATCTTTACATCCAAAGCCACCTCCAATTCCACTTCTACCCATACCAAAAGCCCACCAAATCTCATGGCAAATTGCAGAAATGGCACTTTTCTTGCACTTTGGTACCAACACTTTTACAAACACAGAATGGGGAACGGGTCGGGTCGACCCGAAAATATTCAACCCAACTTCACTAAATGCAACACAATGGGTTAATGTAGCTAAagattttggttttaaaagagtAATCTTGACTGCTAAACACCATGATGGTTTTTGCTTATGGCCATCAATATACActgattattctgttaagtcAAGTTCTTGGAGAAATGGGGTtggtgatgttgttgatgaattggctAAAGCTGCAAAAATTGCTGGATTAGAATTGGGATTGTATCTTTCTCCATGGGATAGACATGAACATTGTTATGGTCAAACTCTTGAGTATAATGAATATTATATGGGACAAATGACTGAGTTGCTTACAag ATATGGAGagattaaatatatttttttagatgGTGCAAAAGGTGATGGTGAGAAGGATATGGattatttctttgatgattgGTTTAGCCTTATTCATCAACTCCAACCTGGAGCTTCGATCTTTTCTGATGCTGGTCCGGATACAAGGTGGGTGGGTGACGAGGCTGGTGTTGCTGGAACCACTTGCTGGTCCCTTTTCAACTGCAGTGCTGTCAAGATTGGCGGTTATAATGATCCCAT ATACGAGAAGGAGGGTGACGCCTTTGGCCATGAATGGGTTCCCGCCGAGTGTGATGTGTCAATCCGACCTGGTTGGTTTTGGCATGCATCAGAAAAGCCAAAAAGTGCAATGACTCTTCTGGATTTATATTACAAATCAGTCGGTAGGAACTGTCTCTTATTGCTAAATGTACCACCAAACTCATCTGGTCTCATATCGGACGAAGATATACAAGTCCTCAAAGAGTTCTCTGAGCTTCGTGATTCTATATTCTCCCATAATATTGCAAAATCTGCTCTTCTTTCTGCCAGCAGTATACGAGGAAATTCAAATGATTCTCAGTTTGGCCCCAAGAATGTTATTGAGGAAGGATTATATACATATTGGGCTCCAGATCAAGGACAACAATCAGACTGGGCATTATATTTAGAATTTCAACAGGTTATAACTTTCAATGTCTTGGAACTTCAAGAACCGATTCAAATGGGGCAGCGGATTATCGAGTTTCATCTTGATAGCTTAGACGAAAATGGAAAATGGCAACACGTGATAAGTGGAACGACAGTAGGATATCGGAGGCTGTTACTTTTTCCAACAGTCAAGTCCAACTCGTTCAGGTTGGTTATTGACAAGTCCAGGGCGTGCCCTCTAATCTCCCACGTGGGAATTTACATGGATTCCTATTCTATTCCACGACGAGTCACCGATACACATACTACATTGAAGTTCATTGACAACCAAGTTTTCAGGAGAAGCGCATACAAGCGGTCTCAATCTGCTTCCATCTAA